In a single window of the Mycobacterium bourgelatii genome:
- a CDS encoding DUF721 family protein — protein MTDENDQVAGDGESLDVNRLAGIDLVRRTLEEARSAARARGHDAGRGYAGPPVPRRVAGQRRSWSGPGPDVRDPQPLGKLARDLAKKRGWSAHVAEGTVFGQWTSVVGHQIADHATPTALKDGVLSVTAESTAWATQLRIIQSQLLAKIAAAVGNGVVTSLKITGPAKPSWRKGPRHVGGRGPRDTYG, from the coding sequence GTGACGGACGAAAACGACCAAGTTGCGGGCGACGGCGAGAGCCTCGATGTGAACCGCCTCGCCGGCATCGATCTGGTCCGGCGGACGCTCGAGGAAGCGCGGTCGGCGGCTCGCGCCCGGGGGCATGACGCCGGCCGAGGATATGCGGGGCCGCCGGTGCCCCGCCGTGTCGCCGGGCAGCGGCGAAGTTGGTCGGGGCCGGGTCCTGACGTCCGGGACCCGCAACCGCTGGGCAAGTTGGCTCGTGATCTGGCCAAGAAGCGCGGCTGGTCCGCGCACGTGGCGGAGGGCACGGTATTCGGGCAGTGGACCTCTGTGGTGGGGCACCAGATCGCCGATCACGCCACCCCGACCGCGTTGAAAGACGGGGTGCTCAGCGTGACGGCCGAATCGACGGCGTGGGCCACCCAGTTGCGCATCATTCAGAGCCAGCTGCTGGCCAAGATTGCCGCCGCCGTCGGCAACGGTGTGGTGACGTCGCTCAAGATCACCGGGCCGGCGAAGCCATCGTGGCGGAAAGGGCCGCGACATGTCGGCGGCAGAGGGCCGCGGGACACCTACGGCTAG
- the gyrB gene encoding DNA topoisomerase (ATP-hydrolyzing) subunit B — MAAQKKKNPSGYGAEQITVLEGLEAVRKRPGMYIGSTGERGLHHLIWEVVDNSVDEAMAGYATQVDVRLLEDGGVEVIDNGRGIPVAMHATGAPTVDVVMTQLHAGGKFGGENSGYNVSGGLHGVGVSVVNALSTRLEVDIRRDGYEWSQYYERAAPGTLKQGEATKKTGTTIRFWADPEIFETTEYDFETVARRLQEMAFLNKGLTITLTDERVQQAEVVDEIVSDTADAPKSAEEKEAESKAPHKVKHRVFHYPGGLVDFVKHINRTKNPIQQSIIDFDGKGPGHEVEIAMQWNGGYSESVHTFANTINTHEGGTHEEGFRSALTSVVNKYAKDKKLLKEKDPNLTGDDIREGLAAVISVKVAEPQFEGQTKTKLGNTEVKSFVQKVCNEQLTHWFEANPSEAKTVVNKAVSSAQARIAARKARELVRRKSATDLGGLPGKLADCRSTDPRKSELYVVEGDSAGGSAKSGRDSMFQAILPLRGKIINVEKARIDRVLKNTEVQAIITALGTGIHDEFDISKLRYHKIVLMADADVDGQHISTLLLTLLFRFMRPLIENGHVFLAQPPLYKLKWQRSDPEFAYSDRERDGLLEAGLKAGKKINKEDGIQRYKGLGEMDAKELWETTMDPAVRVLRQVTLDDAAAADELFSILMGEDVEARRSFITRNAKDVRFLDV, encoded by the coding sequence GTGGCTGCCCAGAAGAAGAAAAACCCGTCCGGATACGGCGCAGAACAGATCACCGTTCTGGAAGGCCTCGAGGCCGTCCGCAAACGTCCAGGCATGTATATCGGGTCAACCGGTGAGCGCGGTCTGCACCATCTCATCTGGGAGGTCGTCGACAACTCCGTAGACGAGGCGATGGCCGGTTACGCCACCCAGGTTGATGTTCGGCTGCTCGAGGACGGCGGCGTGGAGGTCATCGACAACGGGCGTGGCATTCCCGTGGCGATGCACGCCACCGGTGCCCCGACCGTCGACGTCGTCATGACCCAACTCCACGCCGGCGGCAAATTCGGCGGGGAGAACAGCGGCTACAACGTCAGCGGCGGCCTGCATGGCGTCGGTGTGTCCGTCGTCAACGCGCTGTCCACGCGGCTGGAGGTGGACATCAGGCGTGACGGGTACGAGTGGTCGCAGTACTACGAGCGCGCCGCGCCAGGCACGTTGAAGCAGGGCGAGGCGACCAAGAAGACGGGGACCACGATCAGGTTCTGGGCGGACCCGGAGATCTTCGAAACCACCGAATACGACTTCGAGACGGTGGCGCGCCGCCTGCAGGAAATGGCGTTCCTGAACAAGGGTCTGACCATCACCCTCACCGACGAGCGCGTGCAGCAGGCCGAGGTTGTCGACGAGATCGTCAGCGACACCGCCGACGCGCCCAAATCCGCCGAGGAGAAAGAGGCCGAATCCAAGGCGCCGCACAAGGTCAAGCACCGCGTCTTCCACTACCCGGGCGGGCTGGTCGACTTCGTCAAGCACATCAACCGCACGAAGAACCCGATCCAGCAGAGCATCATCGACTTCGATGGCAAGGGTCCCGGCCACGAGGTCGAGATCGCCATGCAGTGGAACGGTGGCTATTCCGAATCCGTGCACACCTTCGCCAACACCATCAATACGCACGAGGGTGGGACCCACGAAGAAGGCTTCCGTAGCGCGCTGACATCCGTGGTGAACAAGTACGCCAAGGACAAGAAGCTGCTGAAGGAGAAGGACCCGAACCTCACCGGCGATGACATCCGGGAGGGGCTGGCCGCGGTCATCTCGGTCAAGGTCGCCGAGCCGCAGTTCGAAGGCCAGACCAAGACCAAGCTCGGCAACACCGAGGTGAAGTCGTTCGTGCAGAAGGTCTGCAACGAACAGCTGACGCACTGGTTCGAGGCGAACCCGTCCGAGGCGAAAACCGTTGTCAACAAAGCGGTGTCCTCGGCGCAGGCGCGGATCGCCGCGCGCAAGGCGCGCGAATTGGTGCGCCGCAAGAGCGCAACCGACCTGGGTGGCTTGCCCGGCAAGTTGGCCGATTGCCGCTCTACCGACCCGCGGAAATCGGAACTCTATGTGGTGGAGGGTGACTCCGCCGGCGGCTCGGCCAAGAGCGGCCGTGACTCCATGTTCCAGGCGATCCTTCCGTTGCGCGGCAAGATCATCAACGTCGAGAAGGCCCGCATCGACCGCGTCCTGAAGAACACCGAAGTCCAGGCGATCATCACCGCGCTGGGCACCGGCATTCACGACGAGTTCGACATCTCCAAGTTGCGCTACCACAAGATCGTGCTGATGGCCGACGCCGACGTTGACGGCCAACACATTTCGACCTTGCTGTTGACCTTGTTGTTCCGGTTCATGCGGCCGCTGATCGAGAACGGCCACGTGTTCTTGGCGCAACCGCCGCTGTACAAGCTCAAGTGGCAGCGCAGCGATCCGGAGTTCGCCTACTCCGACCGTGAGCGCGACGGCCTGCTCGAGGCGGGGCTCAAAGCCGGCAAGAAGATCAACAAGGAAGACGGTATCCAGCGCTACAAGGGTCTTGGCGAAATGGATGCCAAGGAGCTGTGGGAAACCACCATGGATCCCGCGGTGCGGGTGTTGCGCCAGGTGACGCTCGACGACGCCGCGGCCGCCGACGAGTTGTTCTCCATCCTGATGGGTGAGGACGTGGAAGCGCGCCGCAGCTTTATCACCCGCAATGCCAAGGATGTTCGCTTCCTAGACGTGTAA
- the gyrA gene encoding intein-containing DNA gyrase subunit A: MTDTTLPPGDDSVDRIEPVDIQQEMQRSYIDYAMSVIVGRALPEVRDGLKPVHRRVLYAMYDSGFRPDRSHAKSARSVAETMGNYHPHGDASIYDTLVRMAQPWSLRYPLVDGQGNFGSPGNDPPAAMRYCVSQDALVRLPFGQSVRIADVVPGARPNTDNEVDLKVLDRHGNPVAVDRLFHSGEHQAYTVRTAEGYEVTGTANHPLLCLVDVAGVPTLLWKLIEEIRPDDYVVLQRTPPTEFGPAEWHNTMEALLLGAFISEGFVSETRAGFNNLDETYFNMVVAAYDAVVGGQRYVSSRAIASGSILYELDVQNLTELNKTRLGDLRGQRSADKLAPEWLWHSPAAVKRAFLQALFEGDGSCSALPRNTIQVSYSTRSKQLAKDVQQMLLEFGVVSRRYLHAVGEYKVVITNGAQAELFASQIGFGGAKQEKLLGILASMPPCKGRDTDHVPGLARFIRRHCGSRWVDKDWLNRHNIDNIQRWRTGGDEILARIADPDVRAIAADLTDGRFYYARVASVTDAGVQPVYSLRVDTEDHAFLTNGFVSHNTEARLTPLAMEMLREIDEETVDFIPNYDGRVQEPTVLPSRFPNLLANGSGGIAVGMATNIPPHNLRELAEAVFWCLDNYDADEEATLAAVMERVKGPDFPTSGLIVGSQGIADAYKTGRGSIRMRGVVEVEEDSRGRTSLVITELPYQVNHDNFITSIAEQVRDGRLSGISNIEDQSSDRVGLRIVIEIKRDAVAKVVLNNLYKHTQLQTSFGANMLSIVDGVPRTLRLDQMIRYYVEHQLDVIVRRTTYRLRKANERAHILRGLVKALDALDEVIALIRASQTVDIARAGLIELLDIDEIQAQAILDMQLRRLAALERQRIVDDLAKIEAEIADLEDILAKPERQRAIVHDELAEIVEKHGDDRRTRIIAADGDVSDEDLIAREDVVVTITETGYAKRTKTDLYRSQKRGGKGVQGAGLKQDDIVRHFFVCSTHDWILFFTTQGRVYRAKAYELPEASRTARGQHVANLLAFQPEERIAQVIQIRSYEDAPYLVLATKNGLVKKSKLTDFDSNRSGGIVAINLRDEDELVGAVLCSAEDDLLLVSANGQSIRFSATDEALRPMGRATSGVQGMRFNADDRLLSLNVVREGTYLLVATSGGYAKRTAIEEYPVQGRGGKGVLTIMYDRRRGRLVGALIVDDESELYAITSGGGVIRTTARQVRKAGRQTKGVRLMNLGEGDSLLAIARNAEENAEEGVDDEGSGT; encoded by the coding sequence ATGACAGACACGACGCTGCCGCCGGGTGACGACTCGGTTGACCGCATCGAACCGGTTGACATTCAACAGGAGATGCAGCGCAGCTACATCGATTACGCGATGAGCGTGATCGTCGGCCGCGCCCTGCCGGAAGTTCGCGACGGCCTCAAGCCGGTGCACCGGCGTGTGCTGTATGCCATGTACGACTCCGGTTTTCGCCCGGATCGCAGCCACGCCAAGTCCGCGCGCTCGGTTGCCGAGACGATGGGTAACTACCACCCGCACGGCGACGCGTCGATCTACGACACCTTGGTGCGCATGGCGCAGCCGTGGTCGTTGCGCTACCCGCTAGTCGACGGTCAAGGCAACTTCGGTTCGCCGGGCAATGACCCACCAGCCGCCATGAGATATTGCGTTTCTCAGGATGCGTTGGTGCGCTTGCCATTTGGACAATCAGTGCGCATCGCCGATGTCGTTCCCGGTGCCCGGCCCAACACGGACAACGAGGTCGATCTGAAGGTCCTGGATCGGCATGGCAACCCCGTTGCGGTTGACCGTTTATTCCATTCGGGTGAGCACCAGGCGTACACGGTGCGCACCGCCGAAGGCTATGAAGTCACCGGTACCGCCAACCACCCGTTGCTGTGCCTGGTAGATGTCGCGGGTGTCCCCACGTTGCTGTGGAAGCTGATCGAAGAAATTCGACCCGACGACTATGTCGTCCTACAGCGCACTCCTCCAACGGAGTTCGGGCCGGCGGAATGGCACAACACGATGGAAGCGCTGCTGCTGGGCGCGTTCATCAGTGAAGGGTTTGTCTCCGAGACACGCGCGGGGTTCAACAACCTCGACGAAACCTACTTCAACATGGTCGTCGCCGCGTACGACGCGGTGGTCGGCGGCCAGCGTTACGTGAGCTCACGCGCCATCGCTTCTGGCTCGATTTTGTACGAGCTTGATGTCCAAAACCTCACCGAACTCAACAAGACGCGGCTCGGAGATCTGCGCGGACAGCGGTCTGCCGACAAGCTCGCACCGGAGTGGCTGTGGCACTCCCCCGCTGCCGTCAAGCGCGCGTTCCTGCAAGCGCTCTTCGAGGGTGACGGGTCGTGCTCCGCGCTGCCGCGCAACACGATTCAGGTTTCCTACTCGACCCGCAGCAAGCAACTGGCCAAAGACGTTCAGCAGATGCTGCTGGAATTCGGCGTCGTGTCCCGCCGATACCTGCACGCGGTCGGTGAATACAAGGTCGTCATCACCAACGGTGCCCAGGCCGAATTGTTCGCGAGCCAAATCGGTTTCGGCGGCGCCAAGCAGGAAAAGCTGCTCGGCATCCTGGCGTCCATGCCGCCCTGCAAGGGACGCGACACCGATCACGTTCCCGGTCTGGCGAGGTTCATCCGGCGGCACTGCGGTAGCCGGTGGGTCGACAAGGACTGGCTCAACCGCCACAACATCGACAACATTCAGCGCTGGCGCACCGGCGGTGACGAAATCCTCGCGCGCATCGCCGATCCCGACGTGCGGGCCATCGCCGCGGACCTCACCGACGGCCGCTTCTACTACGCGCGAGTCGCCTCTGTCACGGATGCCGGCGTCCAACCCGTGTACAGCCTGCGGGTCGACACCGAAGACCACGCCTTCCTCACCAACGGTTTCGTCAGTCACAACACCGAGGCCCGGCTCACCCCGCTGGCCATGGAGATGCTGCGTGAAATCGACGAGGAGACAGTCGATTTCATACCGAACTACGACGGCCGGGTACAAGAGCCGACGGTACTCCCCAGCAGATTCCCCAACCTGTTAGCGAACGGGTCCGGTGGCATCGCAGTCGGCATGGCCACAAACATCCCGCCGCACAACCTGCGCGAGCTCGCCGAAGCGGTGTTCTGGTGCCTGGACAATTACGACGCCGACGAAGAGGCGACGCTCGCCGCCGTCATGGAACGGGTCAAGGGCCCCGACTTCCCCACGTCCGGATTGATCGTCGGCTCGCAGGGCATCGCGGATGCCTACAAGACTGGCCGCGGGTCCATCCGGATGCGCGGAGTCGTTGAGGTGGAAGAGGATTCACGCGGCCGTACGTCGCTGGTCATCACCGAGCTGCCGTACCAGGTCAACCACGACAACTTCATCACCTCGATCGCGGAGCAGGTCCGCGACGGCAGACTGAGCGGCATTTCCAACATCGAAGACCAATCCAGCGACCGGGTCGGTCTGCGCATCGTCATCGAAATCAAGCGCGATGCCGTCGCCAAGGTTGTGCTGAACAACCTGTACAAGCACACCCAGTTGCAGACCAGCTTCGGCGCCAACATGCTGTCGATCGTCGACGGCGTGCCGCGCACACTGCGCCTGGACCAGATGATCCGCTACTACGTCGAGCACCAACTCGACGTGATCGTCCGCCGGACCACCTACCGGCTGCGAAAGGCCAACGAGCGGGCCCACATTCTGCGTGGCTTGGTCAAGGCGCTCGACGCGCTGGACGAAGTGATCGCGTTGATTCGGGCGTCACAAACCGTCGACATCGCCCGGGCCGGTTTGATCGAACTGCTCGACATCGACGAGATCCAGGCCCAGGCGATCCTGGACATGCAACTGCGGCGCCTGGCGGCGTTGGAACGTCAGCGCATCGTCGACGACCTGGCCAAGATCGAGGCCGAGATCGCCGACCTCGAGGACATCCTGGCCAAGCCGGAACGGCAGCGGGCCATCGTGCACGACGAGCTCGCCGAGATCGTCGAGAAGCACGGGGACGACCGACGCACCCGGATCATCGCCGCCGACGGCGACGTCAGCGACGAGGACCTGATCGCTCGCGAGGATGTCGTCGTCACCATCACCGAAACCGGATACGCCAAGCGCACCAAGACCGATCTGTACCGCAGCCAGAAGCGGGGCGGAAAGGGCGTTCAGGGCGCCGGGCTGAAGCAGGACGACATTGTCCGGCACTTCTTCGTCTGCTCAACCCACGACTGGATCCTGTTCTTCACCACCCAGGGTCGGGTCTATCGGGCCAAGGCCTACGAGCTGCCGGAGGCCTCTCGTACGGCGCGCGGCCAGCACGTCGCCAACCTCTTGGCGTTCCAGCCAGAGGAGCGCATCGCCCAGGTAATCCAGATCCGGAGTTACGAGGACGCTCCCTATCTGGTGCTGGCCACCAAGAACGGTCTGGTGAAGAAGTCGAAGTTGACCGACTTCGACTCCAACCGGTCCGGCGGCATCGTCGCCATCAACCTGCGCGACGAGGACGAGCTCGTGGGTGCGGTGTTGTGCTCCGCGGAGGACGACCTGTTGCTGGTGTCGGCCAACGGCCAGTCGATCCGCTTCTCGGCCACCGACGAGGCGCTGCGACCGATGGGCCGCGCGACCTCGGGCGTGCAGGGTATGAGGTTTAACGCCGATGACAGGCTGCTGTCGCTGAACGTGGTTCGCGAAGGCACTTACCTGCTGGTCGCTACCTCCGGTGGCTACGCGAAGCGCACCGCGATCGAGGAGTACCCGGTGCAGGGCCGCGGCGGCAAGGGCGTGCTCACCATCATGTACGACCGCAGGCGCGGCCGGTTGGTTGGCGCGTTGATCGTCGACGACGAGAGCGAGCTCTACGCGATCACCTCAGGCGGCGGCGTCATCCGTACTACCGCGCGGCAGGTCCGCAAGGCCGGCCGGCAGACCAAGGGTGTGCGCCTGATGAACCTCGGTGAGGGCGACTCCCTGTTGGCTATCGCGCGCAACGCCGAAGAAAACGCCGAGGAGGGCGTCGACGACGAGGGGTCGGGTACCTAA